One stretch of Indicator indicator isolate 239-I01 chromosome 36, UM_Iind_1.1, whole genome shotgun sequence DNA includes these proteins:
- the MFSD12 gene encoding major facilitator superfamily domain-containing protein 12: MADRGPAERSPGAGGGGGTALALRERLSFAAGHFLNDLCASLWFTYLLLYLHVVLGYGHRLAGALLLAGQVADGLCTPLLGYGADRSTGCGRYGRRKAWHLAGTTCVLVSFPFIFNPCLGCRENTPEWAAFIYYLPFIIIFQFGWAATQVSHLSLIPELVASDHEKVELTAFRYAFTVMANITVYGLAWLLLNFQMQQPDHTEHLGIQDIPVFRNLSLIVVGVGAVFSFIFHLGTKEKPYSPGSLPQPEESSPLLQNDSTGPLCPLLIWKDWLLEPAFYQVAVLYMSTRLIVNLSQTYITMYLTNSLLLPKKYIASIPLVMYISGFLSSFLMKPVNKWIGRNLTYFMGILVILAFSSWVTLARKMGLEIYGVATLLGAGSATILVTSLSMTADLIGTNTHSGAFVYGAMSFTDKMANGLAVMAIQNLHPCPTELCCPACVSFYHWVMVLVTGGIAVAAVVSLCCIMVWPIQIRYHAVCLRGLSGEGTTYGGTESMEGRSPSSTLN; this comes from the exons ATGGCGGACCGCGGCCCGGCGGAGCGCAGCCCGggagcgggcggcggcggcggcacgGCACTGGCGCTGCGGGAGCGGCTGAGCTTCGCGGCCGGGCACTTCCTGAACGACCTGTGCGCCTCGCTGTGGTTCACATACCTGCTGCTCTACCTGCACGTCGTGCTGGGCTACGGCCACCGCCTGGCCggggccctgctgctggccgGCCAGGTGGCCGACGGGCTCTGCACGCCCCTCCTCGGCTACGGGGCCGATCGCTCCACCGGCTGCGGCCGCTACGGGCGGAGGAAGGCCTGGCACCTCGCcg gCACCACCTGTGTCCTCGTGTCCTTCCCCTTCATCTTCAACCCTTGTCTGGGTTGCAGGGAAAACACACCAGAGTGGGCAGCCTTCATCTACTACCTCCccttcatcatcatcttccaGTTTGGCTGGGCAGCCACACAGGTCTCCCACCTGTCTCTCATCCCAGAGCTGGTGGCCAGTGATCATGAGAAGGTGGAGCTCACAGCTTTCAG GTATGCCTTTACTGTCATGGCCAACATCACTGTGTATGGcctggcctggctgctgctgaacttCCAGATGCAGCAGCCTGACCATACAGAGCACCTTGGCATCCAGGATATCCCTGTGTTCCGG AACCTGTCCCTCATTGTGGTGGGGGTAGGGGCTGTGTTCTCTTTCATCTTCCACCTGGGCACCAAAGAGAAGCCTTACTCGCCAGGCTCACTGCCCCAGCCAGAGGAGAGCTCACCCCTGCTGCAGAATGACTCCACAGGTCCCCTGTGCCCGCTGCTCATCTGGAAAGactggctgctggagcctgccTTCTACCAG GTCGCAGTGCTGTACATGTCCACCCGGCTCATTGTCAACCTGTCCCAGACCTATATCACCATGTACCTGACcaactccctgctgctgcccaag AAATATATTGCCAGCATCCCCCTTGTGATGTACATCAGCggcttcctctcctccttcctcatgAAGCCTGTGAATAAGTGGATAGGTCGAAAT ctgaCTTACTTCATGGGCATCCTGGTGATCCTGGCCTTTTCCTCCTGGGTGACCCTGGCCAGGAAGATGGGATTGGAGATCTACGGGGTGGCCACTCTGCTTGGGGCTGGTTCTGCCACTATTCTGGTCACCTCCCTCTCCATGACAGCAGACCTCATTGGCACCAACACG CACAGCGGTGCCTTCGTCTATGGTGCCATGAGCTTCACGGACAAGATGGCCAACGGCCTAGCTGTGATGGCCATCCAGAACCTGCACCCGTGCCC gactgagctctgctgccctgcctgcgtCAGCTTCTACCACTGGGTGATGGTGTTGGTCACTGGAGGCATTGCCGTCGCTGCTGTTGTCTCTCTGTGCTGCATCATGGTCTGGCCCATCCAAATCCGCTACC ATGCAGTCTGCCTGCGGGGGCTGAGTGGAGAGGGGACCACCTACGGTGGGACAGAGAGCATGGAGGGAAGGAGCCCAAGCAGCACCCTCAACTGA
- the HMG20B gene encoding SWI/SNF-related matrix-associated actin-dependent regulator of chromatin subfamily E member 1-related: MAHSARQLPAGMLHATGKAQHGNFLVAIKQEKGELARTSGEKPHGEEEPVKKRGWPKGKKRKKILPNGPKAPVTGYVRFLNERREQIRTQHPDLPFPEITKMLGAEWSKLQLSEKQRYLDEAEREKQQYMKELREYQQSEAYKMCTEKIQEKKIKKEDAGSAAVNTLLNGHLHKAGECSDAFSTFDVPIFTEEFLDQNKAREAELRRLRKMNTEFEEQNAILQKHTESMNCAKEKLEQELAQEERQTLALQQQLQSVRQALTASFASLPIPGTGETPTLSTLDFYMAKLHSAIESNPLQHEKLVVRIKEILSRIASEHL; this comes from the exons ATGGCCCACAGcgccaggcagctgcctgctgggatgct ACATGCTACAGGCAAAGCTCAGCATGGAAACTTCCTGGTGGCCATcaagcaggagaagggagagctGGCACGGACGAGTGGTGAGAAGCCGCACGGTGAGGAGGAG CCAGTGAAGAAGAGGGGCTGGCCCAAGggcaagaagaggaagaagatccTTCCCAATGGCCCCAAAGCCCCTGTGACAGGCTACGTGCGCTTCCTGAACGAGCGGCGCGAGCAGATCCGCACCCAGCATCCTGACCTGCCCTTCCCAGAGATCACCAAGATGCTGGGGGCCGAATGgagcaagctgcagctttcagagAAGCAG AGGTACCTGGATGAAGCAGAGCGGGAGAAGCAGCAGTACATGAAGGAGCTGCGTGAGTACCAGCAGTCAGAGGCTTACAAGATGTGCACGGAGAAgatccaggagaaaaaaatcaaaaaag AGGACgcaggctctgcagcagtgaACACCCTGCTGAATGGGCACCTGCACAAG GCTGGTGAGTGCAGCGATGCTTTCTCCACCTTCGATGTGCCCATCTTCACTGAGGAGTTCTTGGACCAAAACaaag CCCGGGAGGCTGAGCTGCGGCGCCTGCGGAAGATGAACACCGAGTTTGAGGAGCAGAATGCCATCctgcagaagcacacagagagCATGAACTGTGCCaaggagaagctggagcaggagctggcccaggaggagaggcagaccctggccttgcagcagcagctccaatcTGTGCGGCAGGCCCTCACTGCCAGCTTCgcctccctccccatccctg gcactggggagaccCCTACACTGAGCACTCTGGACTTCTACATGGCCAAACTGCACAGTGCCATCGAGAGCAACCCTCTGCAGCATGAGAAGCTGGTGGTGCGCATCAAGGAGATCCTGTCCCGGATAGCCAG cGAACACTTGTGA
- the GIPC3 gene encoding PDZ domain-containing protein GIPC3: MRRAGRHSRQALEGSSMENGVGQELGTPQTPAAEGTPDPHPSRSRPRLVFHTQLAHGSPTGRIEGFTNVKELYTKIAEVFGISPTEILFCTLNTHKVDMQKLLGGQIGLEDFIFAHVRGETKEVEVTKTEDALGLTITDNGAGYAFIKRIKEGSIINRLQTVCVGDSIEAINDHTIVGCRHYEVARMLRELPRAQPFTLRLVQPKKAFDMIGQRTRSSKSLSEGRVASGKETLRLRAQGPATLEDGPSPFEEEAARRVDDLLESYMGIRDSELASTMVEAAKESPSAAQLAHDLDSVLGEFAFPEEFVAEVWAAVCLPKEAQQ, encoded by the exons atgcgGCGGGCGGGCAGGCACAGCAGGCAGGCCCTGGagggcagctccatggagaacggtgtggggcaggagctggggaccCCCCAGactcctgctgctgagggcaccCCGGATCCGCACCCCTCACGCTCCCGCCCTAGGCTGGTGTTCCACACGCAGCTGGCCCACGGCAGCCCCACAGGACGCATCGAGGGCTTCACCAACGTCAAGGAGCTTTACACCAAAATCGCTGAGGTCTTTGGCATCTCCCCCACCGAG ATCCTCTTTTGTACGCTCAACACGCACAAGGTAGAcatgcagaagctgctgggggGACAGATTGGTCTGGAGGACTTCATCTTTGCCCACGTCCGGGGCGAGACAAAGGAAGTGGAGGTGACCAAGACAGAGGATGCGCTGGGCCTCACCATCACAGACAATGGTGCTGGCTATGCTTTCATCAAG AGAATCAAAGAGGGGAGCATCATCAACCGCCTCCAGACAGTGTGTGTAGGTGACAGCATCGAGGCCATCAACGACCACACCATCGTGGGCTGCCGGCACTACGAGGTGGCACGGATGCTGCGGGAGCTGCCCCGGGCTCAGCCATTCACCCTGCGCCTGGTGCAGCCCAAAAAGGCCTTTG ACATGATTGGGCAAAGGACACGGAGCAGCAAGTCCCTGAGTGAGGGCAGAGTGGCCAGTGGAAAGGAAACGCTGCGACTGCGGGCACAGGGCCCAGCCACACTGGAGGATGGG CCCAGTCCCTTCGAGGAAGAAGCTGCTCGCCGGGTGgatgacctgctggagagctaCATGGGCATCCGTGACAGTGAGCTGG CCTCAACAATGGTGGAGGCAGCAAAGGAGAGCCCCAGTGCAGCCCAACTTGCCCATGATTTGGACTCAGTTCTGGGTGAATTTGCCTTCCCTGAGGAGTTTGTGGCCGAGGTGTGGGCAGCTGTCTGCCTCCCCAAGGAGGCGCAGCAGTAG
- the TBXA2R gene encoding thromboxane A2 receptor yields MESPNGSAGGWPDMCFGVFNDSDSRGSAHNSITSPWFSTAFGLIGLCSNLLALCVLLSSSRKLSSQARSSFLVFLCGLVVTDFIGLLVTASVIIPYHFIKFAWAKMDPDCHLCNFLGFSMVFFGQCPLLLGATMAGERFFGINHPFSRSASISKRRAWSIVGLVWGFSCLLGLLPVLGLGRYTLQYPGSWCFLTLLPDTGDVIFCLLFALLGIFSVLLSFIFNTVSVVTLCRVYHDRESVQRRRDSEVEMMVQLVGIMIIATICWMPLLIFIVQMVLQQLPASGQLQVLPMETQKMLLIYIRMVTWNQILDPWVYILFRRAVLQRVYPSLRPRPSILSLYPAFKPSLRHKLTTDSGLQ; encoded by the exons ATGGAGTCCCCCAATGGCAGCGCAGGCGGATGGCCGGACATGTGCTTCGGGGTGTTCAATGACAGTGACAGCCGGGGCAGTGCCCACAACAGCATCACCTCGCCTTGGTTCTCCACTGCCTTTGGCCTCATCggcctctgctccaacctccttgccctCTGTGTGCTGCTCAGCTCATCCCGCAAGCTGTCCAGCCAGGCTCGCTCCTCCTTCCTCGTCTTCCTCTGTGGGCTGGTGGTCACAGACTTCATCGGGCTGCTGGTGACAGCCTCGGTCATCATCCCCTACCACTTCATCAAGTTTGCCTGGGCCAAGATGGATCCTGACTGCCATCTCTGCAACTTCCTTGGTTTTTCCATGGTTTTCTTTGGgcagtgcccattgctgctgGGAGCCACTATGGCTGGTGAAAGGTTCTTTGGCATCAACCACCCCTTCTCCCGCTCCGCCAGCATTTCCAAGCGCCGCGCTTGGTCCATTGTGGGGCTGGTGTGGGGCTTCTCCTgcctcctggggctgctgccagtgctggggctgggcaggtaCACACTGCAGTACCCTGGCTCCTGGTGCTTCCTTACCCTCCTGCCTGACACTGGTGATGTcatcttctgcctgctcttcgCCCTGCTGGGCatcttctctgtgctgctctccttcaTCTTCAACACTGTCAGCGTGGTGACTCTCTGCCGTGTCTATCATGACCGGGAGTCCGTGCAGCGTCGCCGGGACAGCGAGGTGGAGATGATGGTGCAGCTCGTGGGCATCATGATCATCGCCACCATCTGCTGGATGCCTCTTCTG ATCTTCATTGTCCAGATGGtcttgcagcagctgccagccagtGGCCAGCTCCAGGTCCTGCCCATGGAGACACAGAAGATGCTGCTCATCTATATCCGCATGGTCACCTGGAACCAGATCCTGGACCCCTGGGTCTACATCCTCTTCCGCCGGGCTGTGCTGCAGCGCGTCTACCCTAGCCTGCGCCCCCGGCCCTCCATTCTTTCTCTCTACCCTGCCTTCAAACCCTCCCTGCGCCACAAGCTCACCACCGACTCTGGCCTGCAGTAG
- the CACTIN gene encoding splicing factor Cactin translates to MGIRAGGRAGGPARRALSEAPGAEPGPQPLPQPGPMGSGSRSPARRPRSRSCSPRRERGRERSGSQEKRRRRRSRSGGRRREPSSGYNSGDERQKWTKKKSKTRNQHCRSQKKHCSRSRGHCSDSSSEHERGRRRTWSRERQRKRDGSKSSVSSISSPSPPHSQGRDETGQQLNLQERLRLKEEKKKQAALMKALETPEEKRARRLAKKEAKERKKREKMGWGEEYMGYTNTDNPFGDNNLLGTFIWSKALEKKGISHLDERDLKERNKRIQEDNRLELQKVKQLRLEREREKAMREQELEMLQREKEAEHFKTWEEQEDNFHLQQAKLRSKIRIRDGRAKPIDLLAKYISAEDDDLAVEMHEPYTFLNGLTVSDMEDLVEDIQVYMELEQGKNVDFWRDMTIITEDEIAKLRKLEASGKGGPGERRDGVNASVSSDVQSVFKGKTYNQLQVLYQGIESKIRAGGPNLDIGYWESLLQQLKAYMARARLRERHQDVLRQKLYKLKQEQGVESEPLFPIVKQEPASPSDRLDPEESIVVQPGPSSEPEAEQDTEVKEEAEGEAVLMEEDLIQQSLDDYDAGKYSPRLLGPNELPFDAHVLEAEEDTHRLLLLRQQLQVTGDATESADDIFFRKAKEGMGADEAQFSVELPLTGKAYLWADKYRPRKPRFFNRVHTGFEWNKYNQTHYDFDNPPPKIVQGYKFNIFYPDLIDKRSTPEYFLEACQDNKDFAILRFHAGPPYEDIAFKIVNREWEYSHRHGFRCQFANGIFQLWFHFKRYRYRR, encoded by the exons ATGGGGATCAGAGCAGGCGGCCGGGCGGGCGGCCCTGCGCGCCGGGCGCTGTCGGAGGCCCCCGGGGCGGAGCCGGGGCCGCAGCCGCTTCCGCAGCCGGGGCCCATGGGCTCGGGGTCGCGCAGCCCGGCCCGGCGGCCGCGGTCTCGGTCTTGCTCGCCACGGAGGGAACGCGGTCGGGAGCGCTCCGGGAGCCAGGAgaagcggcggcggcggcgcagCCGGAGCGGAGGACGCCGCCGGGAGCCGAGCTCGGG CTATAACTCTGGCGATGAGAGACAGAAGTGGacgaaaaagaaaagtaaaaccaGGAACCAACACTGCAGAAGCCAGAAGAAGCACTGCTCGCGGTCCCGAGGTCATTGCTCTGACTCCAGCTCAGAGCATGAGCGAGGCAGGAGGAGAACTTGGAGCAGAGAGCGGCAGAGGAAGAGAGATGGCTCCAAGTCTTCTGTGTCCTCCATcagctctccctccccaccacactcccagggcagggatgagacagggcagcagctgaaccTCCAGGAGCGCTTGAggctgaaggaggagaagaagaagcaggcagcactTATGAAAGCTTTGGAGACACCTGAGGAGAAACGGGCTCGCCGGCTGGCCAAGAAGGAAgccaaggagaggaagaagagggagaagatggggtggggagaggagtaCATGGGTTATACCAACACTGACAATCCCTTTGGGGACAACAACCTGCTGGGCACCTTCATCTGGAGCAAA gcactggaaaagaAAGGCATCAGCCATCTGGATGAGAGGGACCTGAAGGAGAGGAACAAGCGAATCCAGGAGGACAATCgcctggagctgcagaag GTGAAGCAGCTGCGCCTGGAGCGGGAGCGGGAGAAGGCGATGCGTGAGCAAgagctggagatgctgcagcgggagaaagaggcagagcaCTTCAAAACCTGGGAGGAGCAGGAAGACAACTTCCACCTGCAGCAGGCCAAGCTGCG GTCCAAGATCCGCATTCGGGATGGGAGGGCAAAGCCTATTGACCTGCTGGCAAAGTACATCAGTGCAGAGGACGACGACCTGGCTGTGGAGATGCATGAGCCCTATACCTTCCTGAACGGCCTGACCGTTTCTGACATGGAGGATCTGGTGGAAGACATCCAG GTTTACATGGAGCTTGAGCAAGGGAAGAATGTGGATTTCTGGAGGGACATGACCATCATCACAGAGGATGAGATAGCCAAACTCCGCAAGCTGGAGGCCTCTGGGAAAGGAGGACCAG GGGAGCGCCGGGACGGCGTGAATGCCTCCGTCAGCTCCGATGTTCAGTCCGTGTTCAAGGGCAAGACCTACAACCAGCTGCAGGTGCTGTACCAGGGCATCGAGAGCAAGATCCGGGCAGGAGGACCCAACCTCGACATTGGGTACTGGgagagcctcctgcagcagctgaaggcttACATGGCTCGAGCCAG GCTGCGGGAGCGGCACCAGGATGTGTTGCGCCAGAAGCTGTACAagctgaagcaggagcagggtgtGGAGAGTGAACCACTCTTCCCCATTGTCAAGCAGGAGCCAGCCTCCCCCAGTGACAG GCtggatccagaggagagcaTCGTGGTACAGCCAGGGCCGTCCTCGGAGCCAGAGGCTGAGCAGGACACAGAGGTCAAAGAAGAggcagagggggaagctgtACTGATGGAGGAGGACCtgatccagcagagcctggatgACTATGATGCAGGGAAATACAGCCCCCGGCTGCTGGGCCCGAACGAGCTACCCTTTGATGCCCACGTACTGGAGGCTGAGGAGGACACACATCGGCTGCTCCTTCTgcgccagcagctgcaggtcacAG GTGACGCCACTGAGAGCGCCGATGACATCTTCTTCCGCAAGGCCAAGGAGGGCATGGGCGCAGACGAGGCACAGTTCAGCGTGGAGCTGCCGCTGACAGGCAAAGCCTACCTGTGGGCTGACAAGTACCGGCCACGCAAGCCACGCTTTTTCAACCGCGTGCACACCGGCTTCGAGTGGAACAAGTACAACCAGACGCACTACGACTTTGACAACCCTCCCCCCAAGATCGTGCAGGGCTACAAGTTCAACATCTTCTACCCCGACCTCATTGACAAGCGCTCCACGCCAGAGTACTTCCTGGAGGCCTGCCAGGACAACAAGGACTTCGCCATCCTGCGCTTCCATGCTGGGCCGCCCTACGAGGACATTGCCTTCAAGATTGTCAACCGCGAGTGGGAGTACTCCCACCGCCATGGCTTCCGCTGCCAGTTTGCCAACGGCATCTTCCAGCTCTGGTTCCACTTCAAGCGCTACCGTTACCGGAGATGA